The Bernardetia sp. DNA segment TATATTTTCACATTAAAAAAACAAAATCAAAAGCACAAAAAAAAGACGTTAGATATATCAAAACGTCTTTTTACCTCAAATTTATTTTATTCTAAAACAGAATTAAATTTATTCTTCAATTCTATGATATAAGATAAATACAACTACATTGCATATTCAGACAAGAACTTAATACGCATAAGTCGTAGCTCATCTTCTCCATATTCGTCTTCAAACTCTTCCATTGCAGCTGTTATGCTATCTGTTTCTGCTTCCATAAAATACTCATAAATTTCATCTTGACGGTCGTAGTCCATGATATTATCGATATAATAATCAAGATTTAATTTTGTTCCTGAATAACAGATATGTTCTATTTCAGAAATTAGTTCAGCTACTTTCATTCCCTTTGCTTCAGCAATTTCTTCTAAATCAATCATTCTATCAATTTGCTGAATGATAAATATCTTTACCTTAGATTTGTTTGCTGTCTGCTTTACTAATACCTCTGAATTGGTTTCTATCTCATTTTCCTCTACATATTTATTGATAGCTTCCAAAAAGGCTTTTCCAAACTTCTCCACTTTCGCCATTCCAACACCATTTATCTGTGCTAGTTCGTCTTTCGTAGTAGGATAGACCGTTGCAATCTCTTCCAAAGAAGGGTCTTGAAAAATAACGTAAGGAGGAAACCCTCTCTCTTTAGCTATTTTTTTGCGTAATTTTTTAAGTAAATCAAACAAAACTGGGTCATGTCCTTTGTTTTGAGTAGAACCTCCAATGTCTTTTTCCTCATCTTCTGCCGTAATTTTACTAAAATCGTGGTCTTCGGTCAGTAAAATTTTATATTTTTTCGGATTTTCTAAAAAGTCTATGCCTTTTTCATTGAGTTTAACCACTCCATGATGTTCAAAATCTTTACTCAAAAAGTTGAATAATAATACTTGACGAATCACAGAACGCCAATACAAAACTGTTTGATTTTTTCCTTTTCCAAAAACACTTACTTTATCATGGCTATAACTTTTCACATAATCTGTTTCTGTTCCCATCAAAACATCAGCAATATGGCTAATTGTAAAACGTTCTTCTGTCTCCTTTACAGCTTTCAAAACCCACTCAATATGTTCGTTGGCTTCAAATTTTGGTTTTGGATTATCTGTATTATCATTGAACCCACCATCTTTTTCTACATTTTCTCCAAAATAATGAAGTAACTGCCTTCTTCTACATACTCCCGAAGTAGCGTAGTCCATCATTTCTTGTAGAAGATGGCGTGCATTGTCTCGCTCCGTTACAGGCTTGTCTTTATTAAATTTTTCTAGCTTATGTATATCTTCTGGACTGTAAAACATAATACAATCAGCATTTAGTCCGTCTCTACCTGCTCTTCCTGTTTCTTGATAATAACCTTCTAACGATTTTGGAGCATCATAATGAATCACAAAACGAACATCTGGCTTATCTATTCCCATTCCAAAAGCAATCGTAGCAACGATAACATCAGCCTCTTCATTGAGAAAAGCATCTTGATTTTGCATTCTGACACTAGAATCTAGTCCTGCATGGTAGGGACGAGATTTTATATCATTTACATTTAAAAACTCATTGATTTCTTCTACTTTCTTTCTACTCAAACAATAAATAATTCCAGACTGCCCCTTTTTTCCTTTTAAATATTTAATAAGTTGCTTCTTGACATTTTTTTTCGGACGTACTTCGTAATACAAATTCTGACGATTGAAAGATGTTTTGAAAACATTTGCATCTTCCATGTGTAGATTTTTCTGAATGTCTTGTTGTACTTTTGGTGTAGCTGTAGCTGTAAGAGCAATGATAGGCAAATCTCCAAGTTCGTCAACAATGAAGCGAATACGACGA contains these protein-coding regions:
- the recQ gene encoding DNA helicase RecQ, which translates into the protein MVEQKVNLKKTLKEVFGYNQFRGNQETIIQNLLDGKNTFVIMPTGAGKSLCYQLPAIVQGGTAIVISPLIALMKNQVDQLNAVGVNASFLNSTLSKSESNKVKKSVLAGDTKLLYVAPESLTKQENLDFLAKANISFIAIDEAHCISEWGHDFRPEYRRIRFIVDELGDLPIIALTATATPKVQQDIQKNLHMEDANVFKTSFNRQNLYYEVRPKKNVKKQLIKYLKGKKGQSGIIYCLSRKKVEEINEFLNVNDIKSRPYHAGLDSSVRMQNQDAFLNEEADVIVATIAFGMGIDKPDVRFVIHYDAPKSLEGYYQETGRAGRDGLNADCIMFYSPEDIHKLEKFNKDKPVTERDNARHLLQEMMDYATSGVCRRRQLLHYFGENVEKDGGFNDNTDNPKPKFEANEHIEWVLKAVKETEERFTISHIADVLMGTETDYVKSYSHDKVSVFGKGKNQTVLYWRSVIRQVLLFNFLSKDFEHHGVVKLNEKGIDFLENPKKYKILLTEDHDFSKITAEDEEKDIGGSTQNKGHDPVLFDLLKKLRKKIAKERGFPPYVIFQDPSLEEIATVYPTTKDELAQINGVGMAKVEKFGKAFLEAINKYVEENEIETNSEVLVKQTANKSKVKIFIIQQIDRMIDLEEIAEAKGMKVAELISEIEHICYSGTKLNLDYYIDNIMDYDRQDEIYEYFMEAETDSITAAMEEFEDEYGEDELRLMRIKFLSEYAM